A genomic stretch from Acidimicrobiia bacterium includes:
- the arsB gene encoding ACR3 family arsenite efflux transporter: MRSSNVAPEGRAGDEPLTSLSLIDRFLPVWIILAMGLGLGLGRLFPDLNDWLDTVKIGTVSLPIALGLLVMMYPVLAKVRYSKIGEVAADRKLMGASLVLNWIVGPALMFALAWLFLSDLPEYRTGLIIIGLARCIAMVLIWNDLACGDREAAAVLVALNSVFQIVAYSVLGYFYLELLPRWLGLDTASLDVSMWDIAKIVLVFLGIPLAAGYLTRRWGERARGVAWYEDRFLPKLAPWALYGLLFTIVILFALQGETITSQPVDVARIALPLLVYFGLMWVISFVLGLWLKLSYEKNTTVAFTAASNNFELAIAVAIGVFGVTSGEALAGVVGPLIEVPVLVGLVYVALWARRRFYPVGS; the protein is encoded by the coding sequence ATGAGGTCTTCGAATGTCGCGCCCGAAGGTCGCGCCGGCGATGAGCCCCTCACTAGCCTCTCCCTGATCGATCGGTTCCTGCCGGTATGGATCATCCTGGCAATGGGACTGGGACTGGGTTTGGGACGATTGTTCCCGGACCTGAACGACTGGCTCGATACCGTCAAGATCGGGACCGTGTCGTTGCCCATCGCGCTCGGATTGCTGGTGATGATGTATCCGGTGCTGGCCAAGGTCCGCTATTCGAAGATCGGTGAGGTCGCAGCAGATCGCAAACTGATGGGAGCGTCGCTGGTCCTCAACTGGATCGTCGGCCCGGCGCTGATGTTTGCCCTCGCCTGGCTGTTCCTGTCGGACCTGCCCGAGTACCGCACCGGGCTGATCATCATCGGCCTGGCTCGCTGCATCGCCATGGTGCTGATCTGGAACGATCTCGCCTGCGGCGACCGCGAAGCCGCAGCCGTTCTGGTCGCGCTCAACTCCGTCTTTCAGATCGTCGCCTACTCAGTGCTCGGCTACTTCTACCTCGAGCTTCTCCCCCGCTGGCTGGGCCTAGATACCGCCTCGCTGGACGTTTCCATGTGGGACATCGCCAAGATCGTGCTCGTCTTCCTGGGCATTCCCCTGGCCGCCGGTTACCTGACCCGCCGGTGGGGCGAACGAGCCCGCGGCGTCGCCTGGTACGAGGACCGTTTTCTACCCAAGCTCGCCCCGTGGGCGCTCTACGGGCTCCTGTTCACGATCGTCATCCTCTTCGCTCTACAGGGCGAAACGATCACCTCGCAGCCTGTCGATGTCGCCCGGATCGCACTCCCCCTCCTCGTCTACTTCGGGCTGATGTGGGTGATCTCGTTCGTGCTCGGCCTCTGGTTGAAGCTGTCCTACGAGAAGAACACCACCGTCGCTTTCACCGCGGCGAGCAACAACTTCGAACTGGCCATCGCCGTGGCAATCGGCGTGTTCGGTGTCACGTCGGGAGAGGCCCTTGCGGGAGTGGTCGGGCCCCTCATCGAGGTCCCGGTGCTCGTCGGACTGGTGTACGTGGCCCTATGGGCGAGGCGCAGGTTCTACCCGGTCGGTTCGTAG